GAGGGTACGGAAAAGCTCGCCGTTGAGGTTGACAGGCTTGAAGACGTTGCAGACAGGATAAAGGCAGAGATAAGGGACTCCCTGAGCTCAAAGCTCATGATGGCTGTTGCTAGAGAAGACGTGCTCATCTACCTCCACATGCAGGACAAGGTGGCGGATGCAGCCGAGGACACCGCCAAGTGGCTCCTCGTCAAGAAGCCCGACGGAATTCCGGGGGAGATTAAGGACTTGATCATGGAGATGGGGAGGGAGAGCATAAAGGCCGCGAAGCTCGTTTACGATGCCATAGTCCAGATGGACAGGGTCATAGAGAGCGGCTTCGCCGAGAAGGAGATAGAGCGGGAGTACGAGATAATTAAGGCCATAGAGGACGTCGAGAACAGGATAGACGGTCTTGATACCGGGCTTATGAAGCTGGT
The window above is part of the Thermococcus sp. genome. Proteins encoded here:
- a CDS encoding TIGR00153 family protein: MQVWTKLFAKSPFKPLIKHAEVVLETVETLEKALQAWREGDYEGTEKLAVEVDRLEDVADRIKAEIRDSLSSKLMMAVAREDVLIYLHMQDKVADAAEDTAKWLLVKKPDGIPGEIKDLIMEMGRESIKAAKLVYDAIVQMDRVIESGFAEKEIEREYEIIKAIEDVENRIDGLDTGLMKLVFEKAGELDWGTGFYILNIARTLSNISDKAKDSAERIRLMMNK